In Cupriavidus basilensis, one genomic interval encodes:
- a CDS encoding FAD-dependent oxidoreductase: protein MKPLHITIVGAGLGGLCLAQGLKQRGIAFDVYERDAALASRTQGYRIRIDHAGQQALKGCLPAALFSVFQLTSAIPVAGVNVVDTGLEAVSGRWVESWRRARGDAPAAAQAEAEAQAEAQAEDLSVNRQTLREVLMHGIEDRVHFGKAFVRYREDEDARVQTGFSDGSSAFSDLLVAADGINSRVRRRRLPDAAPADTGFACLYGKTDPTPATLERLSGLLPARTSIVFGDGLAVIIDPMRFRPPPAGYRLNMPGDYLYWAIVGARETLGIGWEAGDALQQDALAARLERITARWHAGLRPLFQQSDRASLAMVPVRTADVPAAWPSSAVTVLGDAIHAMSPAGGLGANTALHDALLLSRQLGEAAAGRRSLRAAIGGYETAMREYSARAILASQRGTEVLLGASGWQAERVLAG from the coding sequence ATGAAACCACTGCACATCACCATCGTTGGCGCCGGCCTGGGAGGCTTATGCCTGGCGCAAGGGCTCAAGCAGCGGGGCATTGCCTTCGATGTGTACGAGCGCGATGCCGCGCTGGCCAGCCGTACGCAGGGCTACCGCATCCGGATCGACCACGCGGGTCAGCAGGCCTTGAAGGGCTGCCTGCCGGCGGCGTTGTTCAGCGTGTTCCAGTTGACCAGCGCCATCCCCGTCGCTGGCGTCAACGTAGTGGACACTGGCCTCGAGGCCGTCAGCGGCAGGTGGGTGGAGTCGTGGCGGCGTGCCCGTGGCGATGCGCCCGCCGCAGCGCAAGCAGAAGCAGAAGCGCAAGCCGAGGCGCAGGCGGAAGACCTGAGCGTGAATCGCCAGACGCTGCGCGAAGTCCTGATGCATGGCATCGAGGATCGGGTGCATTTCGGCAAGGCGTTCGTGCGTTACCGTGAAGACGAAGACGCGCGCGTGCAAACGGGCTTCTCCGATGGTTCATCCGCCTTCTCGGACCTGCTCGTCGCGGCGGATGGCATTAATTCAAGGGTGCGCCGACGGCGCCTGCCGGACGCGGCACCGGCCGATACCGGGTTTGCCTGCCTCTACGGCAAGACCGATCCCACGCCTGCCACGCTGGAGCGGCTCTCCGGCTTGCTGCCGGCCAGGACGTCGATCGTCTTTGGCGATGGCCTGGCCGTCATCATCGATCCGATGCGGTTCCGCCCGCCGCCCGCGGGGTACCGCCTGAACATGCCTGGCGACTACCTCTACTGGGCCATCGTCGGCGCGCGCGAAACCCTTGGCATCGGTTGGGAAGCCGGGGATGCGTTGCAACAGGACGCGCTTGCCGCGCGCCTCGAACGCATCACGGCGCGATGGCATGCCGGCCTGCGCCCGCTGTTCCAGCAGAGCGATCGTGCCTCGCTGGCCATGGTGCCCGTCAGGACGGCCGATGTGCCCGCTGCCTGGCCAAGCAGTGCCGTCACGGTGCTGGGAGACGCCATCCATGCCATGAGCCCGGCCGGCGGCCTGGGGGCAAACACGGCGCTGCACGATGCGCTCCTGCTATCGCGGCAGCTGGGCGAGGCCGCCGCCGGCCGCCGTTCGCTGCGGGCGGCCATTGGCGGCTACGAAACCGCGATGCGGGAATACAGCGCGCGCGCCATCCTGGCGTCGCAGCGTGGGACAGAGGTGTTGCTGGGCGCCAGCGGCTGGCAAGCGGAGCGGGTCCTGGCCGGCTAG
- a CDS encoding copper resistance protein CopQ, protein MTSNLFAKSLITAAALAAAFVAGTAQASGPKDSTFSGDKYGYVFRTTTPDAFTDGARSGKFDPFTEGARVGKADPYTDGARVVAGLDRSGVSASPARSVDAYTDGARSGKFDPFTEGARVGKADPYTDGARVVAGLDRSGVSASPARSVDAYTDGARGGKFDVFSEGANA, encoded by the coding sequence ATGACCTCGAACCTCTTCGCCAAGAGCCTGATCACCGCCGCCGCCCTGGCTGCCGCGTTCGTTGCCGGCACCGCCCAGGCTTCGGGCCCGAAGGACAGCACGTTCTCGGGTGACAAGTACGGCTACGTGTTCCGCACCACCACGCCCGACGCCTTCACCGATGGCGCGCGCAGCGGCAAGTTCGACCCATTCACCGAAGGCGCACGTGTTGGCAAGGCTGACCCGTACACGGACGGTGCCCGCGTTGTTGCCGGCCTGGATCGTAGCGGCGTGTCGGCCAGCCCGGCCCGCAGTGTTGACGCTTATACCGATGGCGCGCGCAGCGGCAAGTTCGACCCGTTCACCGAAGGCGCACGCGTTGGCAAGGCTGATCCGTACACGGATGGTGCCCGCGTTGTTGCCGGCCTGGATCGTAGCGGCGTGTCGGCCAGCCCGGCCCGCAGCGTGGACGCCTACACCGATGGCGCGCGCGGCGGCAAGTTCGACGTGTTCAGCGAAGGCGCCAATGCCTGA
- a CDS encoding TetR/AcrR family transcriptional regulator — MKTQSVREQLLEHTLVLIRRRGFNGFSYRDLAELVGVKTSSIHYYFPAKGDLVLEAVKEYSARISERLRSVDSSLSPAAQAEGYLNFLRTAACGDQICLAGMLSTETLCLPEAVHAELKAFYRMNENWLTGLIERAQKEYGKVYPVTPRALAQVIYGALQNGLIVARLFGAPERLESAAELLMASVSK; from the coding sequence ATGAAAACGCAATCCGTACGCGAACAACTGCTCGAACACACGCTGGTGCTTATCCGCCGGCGCGGCTTCAATGGTTTCAGCTATCGCGACCTGGCCGAGCTGGTCGGCGTGAAGACGTCGAGCATCCATTACTACTTCCCCGCCAAGGGCGACCTGGTGCTGGAGGCGGTGAAGGAATACAGCGCCCGCATCTCCGAGCGGCTGCGCAGCGTGGATTCGTCGCTTTCCCCTGCCGCGCAGGCCGAGGGCTACCTCAACTTCCTGCGGACCGCGGCCTGCGGCGACCAGATCTGCCTAGCGGGCATGTTGTCCACTGAGACGCTATGCCTGCCGGAGGCGGTCCACGCCGAACTCAAGGCGTTCTACCGCATGAACGAGAACTGGCTGACGGGGCTGATCGAGCGCGCGCAGAAGGAATACGGCAAGGTCTACCCGGTGACGCCTCGCGCACTGGCGCAGGTGATCTACGGCGCGCTGCAGAACGGCTTGATCGTTGCGCGGCTGTTTGGGGCGCCTGAGCGGCTGGAGTCCGCCGCCGAGCTGCTGATGGCTTCGGTATCCAAGTAG
- a CDS encoding MBL fold metallo-hydrolase: MREQEQSGSPPPSRPPSLRQAASILVVRDGAAGMEVLLVRRPERNDDRSSGAFVFPGGTLDPQDKTLRDACTGLDDAVASARLKLPDGGLDFYLAAVRECFEEAGLLFASDTDGKLIALDTLDATQQAWLRQSARSGGPGMAQLCERLGVRLAVDRLAYHSHWLTPPGLPKRFDTRFFVAVAPAGQSATHDGDEAVEHLWIRPGDAIDPARGLKLVAVTRRTLASIARFDTAQACFDHAAQLRDIARVMPRLAQGSGGLRPVLPSEPAYAEIERIDPQGQGHARYELATGAAVRLSERIWRVTAGNGSVMTGPGTNTYFVGDPTRNEWAVIDPGPDDEAHVDAVLAAAPGPIRWILATHTHIDHSPATSRLKAATGAAVLGRPAPQTPRQDQTFQPGRILVHGERLALGEGCTLRVVHTPGHASNHLCFLLEEEKTLFTGDHVMQGSTVVINPPDGDMRAYLASLTALQDEDLEWLAPGHGFLMPRPADAIRTLIRHRMQREAKVLNALRALGETSIDALLLRVYDDVPERMLPVAKRSLLAHLLKLVQDERVQESDEKWQVLESAAG, encoded by the coding sequence ATGCGCGAACAAGAACAGAGCGGAAGCCCGCCTCCCTCACGCCCCCCCTCCCTGCGCCAGGCCGCAAGCATCCTGGTAGTGCGCGATGGCGCGGCCGGCATGGAAGTGCTGCTGGTGCGCCGCCCCGAGCGCAACGACGACCGCAGCAGCGGCGCCTTCGTCTTTCCCGGCGGCACGCTCGACCCCCAGGACAAAACCCTGCGCGATGCCTGCACCGGCCTGGATGATGCCGTGGCCAGCGCTCGTCTCAAGCTGCCTGATGGCGGCCTGGATTTCTACCTGGCAGCCGTGCGCGAGTGTTTCGAGGAAGCCGGCCTGCTGTTTGCAAGCGATACCGATGGCAAGCTGATCGCGCTGGACACGCTCGATGCCACGCAGCAGGCATGGCTGCGGCAGTCGGCGCGCAGCGGTGGACCGGGCATGGCGCAGCTCTGCGAGCGGCTTGGCGTGCGCCTGGCGGTGGACCGCCTGGCATATCACAGCCACTGGCTGACGCCACCTGGCTTGCCCAAGCGCTTCGACACGCGCTTTTTCGTGGCCGTGGCGCCCGCCGGCCAGTCCGCCACGCACGATGGCGACGAGGCCGTAGAGCATCTCTGGATACGCCCAGGCGATGCCATCGATCCGGCGCGCGGCCTGAAGCTGGTGGCCGTCACGCGGCGCACGCTGGCGTCGATTGCCCGCTTCGACACCGCCCAGGCCTGCTTTGACCACGCGGCACAGTTGCGCGACATTGCGCGCGTCATGCCCCGCCTGGCCCAGGGCAGTGGCGGCCTGCGGCCCGTGCTGCCCAGCGAGCCCGCCTATGCCGAGATCGAGCGCATCGACCCGCAAGGCCAGGGCCATGCGCGCTATGAGCTAGCGACCGGCGCCGCGGTGCGCCTGTCCGAACGCATCTGGCGCGTCACGGCCGGCAATGGCAGCGTGATGACCGGACCCGGCACCAATACGTACTTTGTGGGCGATCCCACGCGCAACGAATGGGCCGTGATCGATCCGGGCCCCGACGACGAAGCCCATGTGGACGCCGTGCTGGCGGCCGCGCCCGGCCCGATCCGCTGGATCCTGGCCACCCACACCCACATCGACCACTCGCCGGCGACATCCAGGCTCAAGGCCGCCACCGGCGCGGCGGTGCTGGGCCGACCCGCGCCGCAGACGCCACGCCAGGACCAGACCTTCCAGCCCGGGCGCATCCTGGTGCACGGCGAGCGCCTGGCGCTGGGCGAAGGCTGCACGCTGCGCGTCGTCCACACGCCGGGGCATGCATCCAATCATCTTTGCTTCCTGCTTGAGGAAGAGAAGACCTTGTTCACTGGCGACCATGTGATGCAGGGATCCACCGTCGTGATCAATCCGCCCGACGGTGACATGCGCGCGTACCTGGCCTCGCTCACCGCGTTGCAGGACGAAGACCTGGAGTGGCTCGCACCCGGCCACGGCTTCCTGATGCCCCGGCCCGCCGACGCCATCCGCACCTTGATCCGCCATCGCATGCAGCGCGAGGCAAAGGTGCTCAACGCGCTGCGAGCGCTCGGCGAAACCAGCATCGACGCCCTGCTCCTGCGCGTCTACGACGACGTGCCGGAACGCATGCTCCCCGTGGCAAAGCGCTCGCTGCTGGCGCACCTGCTCAAGCTGGTGCAGGACGAACGCGTGCAGGAGTCCGACGAGAAGTGGCAGGTGCTGGAGAGCGCAGCCGGCTGA